A genomic segment from Nicotiana sylvestris chromosome 1, ASM39365v2, whole genome shotgun sequence encodes:
- the LOC104223867 gene encoding probable 26S proteasome non-ATPase regulatory subunit 3: MTQDVEMKEQAAPPSNSLSSTAPSIFHHLKEIASLIETGAYAREVRRISRAVRLTMALRKKLKASSLSAFLNYVLVPGSEVHSRLSSFLPKEDEQDMEVDTATSGAQAPIKNPLPELEIYCYLLVLIFLIDQKKYNEAKACSSASIARLKAVNRRTVDVLASRLYFYYSLCYELTGDLAEIRGNLLALHRIATLRHDELGQETLLNLLLRNYLHYNLYDQAEKLRSKAPRFEAHSNQQFSRYLFYLGKIRTIQLEYTDAKESLLQAARKAPQAALGFRVQCNKWAIIVRLLLGEIPERTVFMQKGMEKALRPYFELTNAVRIGDLELFRKVAEKFSSTFSSDGTNNLIVRLRHNVIRTGLRNISISYSRISLVDVAKKLRLDSPNPVADAESIVSKAIRDGAIDATLDHANGWMVSKETGDIYSTNEPQIAFNSRIAFCLNMHNEAVRALRFPPNSHKEKESAEKRRERQQQEQELAKHIAEEDDDDF, translated from the exons ATGACTCAAGACGTGGAGATGAAGGAGCAAGCAGCTCCTCCTTCTAATTCTCTTTCATCCACTGCCCCCTCAATCTTCCATC ATTTGAAAGAGATAGCATCGTTGATTGAGACTGGGGCATATGCTCGTGAGGTTCGGAGGATTTCAAGAGCCGTGAGGCTGACTATGGCACTGAGGAAGAAGCTAAAGGCTTCTTCACTATCTGCTTTCCTCAATTATGTTCTAGTGCCTGGATCTGAGGTGCATTCCCGGCTATCTTCTTTCCTACCAAAG GAAGACGAGCAGGATATGGAAGTTGATACTGCAACATCTGGAGCTCAGGCACCGATTAAGAATCCTTTGCCAGAGCTTGAGATCTATTGCTACTTGCTTGTATTGATATTTCTAATTGACCAGAAGAAATACAATGAG GCTAAGGCGTGCTCCTCAGCAAGTATTGCTCGTTTGAAAGCTGTCAACAGGAGGACTGTTGATGTACTAGCTTCTAGGCTTTACTTCTACTACTCTCTGTGTTATGAACTTACTGGTGATCTTGCTGAAATTCGAGG TAATCTCCTTGCATTGCACCGGATTGCAACATTACGCCATGATGAGTTGGGTCAG GAAACACTCCTTAATCTGCTGCTGCGGAATTATCTTCACTACAACTTGTACGATCAAGCAGAGAAATTGAGGTCAAAGGCCCCCCGGTTTGAAGCTCATTCAAATCAGCAG TTCAGCCGATACCTCTTTTACCTTGGAAAGATCAGGACAATCCAGCTGGAGTACACTGATGCTAAAGAATCTCTTCTTCAAGCTGCTCGTAAAGCTCCTCAGGCTGCTCTTGGTTTCCGAGTTCAATGTAATAAATGGGCTATTATTGTCCGGTTATTGCTTGGAGAGATTCCAGAAAGGACTGTTTTTATGCAGAAAGGCATGGAGAAAGCATTAAGGCCATACTTTGAGCTGACAAAT GCTGTTCGCATAGGAGATCTGGAGTTATTTAGGAAAGTTGCTGAGAAGTTCTCCAGCACTTTTAGTTCAGATGGAACAAACAATTTGATTGTGAGACTCCGACATAATGTCATTAGGACTGGGCTACGAAACATCAGTATCTCATACTCTCGAATCTCGCTGGTTGATGTTGCAAAAAAGCTGAGGTTGGATTCTCCAAACCCTGTTGCTGATGCTGAGAGTATCGTGTCCAAAGCAATTCGAGATGGTGCAATTGATGCGACGTTGGATCATGCGAATGGATGGATGGTATCAAAGGAGACTGGTGACATCTACTCTACAAATGAGCCTCAAATTGCTTTTAACTCGAGAATTGCCTTCTGTCTGAATATGCATAATGAGGCTGTGCGCGCTCTTCGATTTCCTCCAAATTCCCACAAGGAGAAAGAAAGTGCCGAGAAGAGGAGAGAGAGACAACAGCAAGAACAAGAGCTTGCTAAGCACATAGCTGAAGAGGATGATGATGATTTCTGA